CAGCTATCGCCAGCTGCGGAATCATGGGCATGTAGATGATGACCCGGTCGCCTTTTTTGACGCCATTTTTCAAAAGCACGTTCGCGAACTGGCAGGTTTGCTCGTGCAGCTCGCGGTAGGTCAGGCGCAGGTGGCGCGTTTTGGGGTCGTTGGGCTCGAAGATGATGGCCAGCTTGTTGCCGCGCTGGGCCAGGTGGCGGTCGAGGCAGTTTTCGGTGAGGTTGAGCCGGGCGCCTTCAAACCAGGTACTCCGGCCTTCGGGCGAAAACTCGCCGCCGCGCACCTTATCCCACTTGCGCCGCCAGGTAAAGGGTTCGGCAATGTCGCCCCAAAAGGTATCGGGGTCGTCAATGGACTGCTTGTAGGCGACGTGGTATTGCTCGAGGGTGCGAATGCGGGAGTGCATAATGGTGAAGATTGGAGTGAAACAGTGACTTTAGAAGCGGATATCTGCTACCTATTGGCGGCAGTGAATCCGCGGGCCTTGGCGGGCCGGCTTAACTTAGCCATGCAAGGAATGAAATATATCAGACACCTCCACAAGGCCCGGGTAGACTTGGGTTGAGTCATTGGGATGGATGGCTGGCTTCGTACGCCAGCCCAACTGCGCGCCGCTGCAGACCCGCCCGAATTTCATCCAGAATAAGCGGGTCGTCGATGGTGGAGGGCACGGCGAAAGCTTCGCCATCGGCCAGCTGGCGCAGGGTTTTGCGCAGGATTTTGCCGGACCGGGTTTTGGGCAGGCGTTTCACCACCAGCACCGTTCGGAAGCAGGCCAGCGGCCCGATACGGGCCCGCACGGTGGCCACCAGCTCTTTTTCCAAGGCCTCCTCTCCTATCGTCTGGCCATCTTTCAGCACCACCAGCCCCACGGGCACCTGCCCGCGCAGGCTGTCGGCAATGCCGAGCACGGCGCACTCGGCCACGGCGGGGTGCGCGGCCAGTATCTCCTCCATTTCGCCGGTGCTCAGCCGGTGGCCGGCCACGTTGATAACGTCGTCGACGCGGCCCATGATGTAGCAGTAGCCCTCGCTGTCGCGGTAGCCGCCGTCGCCGCTTAGGTAGTAGCCCGGGAAGGTGGCCAGGTAGGCTTCGTGGAAGCGGGCATCGTCGTTCCACAGCGTGGGGAAGCAGCCGGGAGGCAGCGGCAGCTTCACGGCTACCAGGCCAGTGGTTCCGGCGGTTACGGGCTCGCCGGCCTCGTCCAAAATCTGCACATCGTAGCCCGGCACGGGGTGGCCGGCGCTGCCGGGCCGGGGCGGTGGCATGCCCTCCAGGCCCACCAGCGTGGCCAGCATGGGCCAGCCCGATTCGGTTTGCCACCAATGGTCGACCACGGGCACGCCCAGCACCTGCTGGGCCCAGGCGAAGGTGGCGGGGTCGCAGCGCTCGCCGGCCAGAAACAGGTGGCGCAGGCAGCTCAGTTCGTATTTATGGGCCAGCCGGCCCTCGGGGTCTTCTTTTTTGATGGCCCGGATGGCGGTGGGCGCCGTGAACATGACCCGAGCGCGGTGCTGCGCCACGATGCGCCAGAACGCGCCGGCATCGGGCGTGCGCACGGGTTTGCCCTCATACAGCACCGTGGTGCAGCCCCGGAGCAGCGGCCCATATACAATGTAGGAATGCCCCACCGCCCAGCCTATATCCGAGGCGGTGAACATGACCTCGCCGGGCGCCAGGTCATAAATCGCCTCCATGCTGAAGCGCAGGGCCACGGCGTGCCCGCCATGGTCGCGCAGCACGCCCTTGGGCCGGCCCGTGGTACCGCTGGTATACAGGATGTAGAGCGGGTGCGTGGCCGGCACGGGCAGCGCCGCAATGGGCGGGGCCTGCAGCAATTTTCGATAGTCAAGGTCGCGGCCGGGCTGCAGGGTGGCCGTTACAAAGTCGCGCTGGCACACCACCACGTGGGCTGGTTTATGAGTCGCTTTGGCCACGGCTTCGTCCACGAGCGGCTTGTAGGGGATGATGCGGTCGAACTCCATGCCGCCCGACGCGCAGATGATGGCATGCGGCTTGGCATCGTCGATGCGCACGGCTAGCTCGTGCGGGGCAAAGCCCCCAAACACCACTGAGTGCACGGCCCCGATGCGCGCACAGGCCAGCATGGCCACCACGGCCTCCGGCATGTTGGGCATGTAAATGATAACCCGGTCGCCCAGCCCCACCCCAATGGCGCGCAGCCCCCCAGCAAACCGCTCGGTCATGTCTAGCAGCTCGGCGTAGGTGTAGGTGCGCAGGGTATTGGTCACGGGCGAGTCGTAAATAAGGGCCGGCTGGGCGCCGCGGCCGTGCTGCACATGGTAGTCGAGACAGAGAAACGAGGTATTCAGCTCTCCACCCTCAAACCAGCGGTAAAAGCCCTGGGCATCCTGGGATAGCGGCCGCGTGGGCGGCGTATCCCAGTGCAGGTGGGCGGCCTGCCTGAGCCAAAACGCGGCGGGATCGGCCAGGCTGGCGGCATGCGTCGCGGCGTAAGAACAAGCAGGTTTCATGGCGGGTGGGAATGGAGGAGCGGGGCAGTTGGGGCGGCTGGGTTAGTAACCCAATCGGCTGTCATGCTGAGGCACGAAGCATCTTATCACTGTTGAATGCGTCGTCCTGACCTGATAAGATGCTTCCTTCGTCAGCATGACAGCCGAATACAAAAGGTTAGGTGACTGCTAAACAGGAAAAGTTTTCATCAATCTTAAATGGTATTTAAAGAAGCAAATGATTACACAGCAATAGCGAGGAGCTCGCGCACTTTTTCCATTAACTGGCGGGTACTGAACGGTTTGGGAATATACAAATCGGCTCCCACATCATAGCCCTTCTTCACGTCGGCATCGCGGCTTTTGGCCGACAGGAAAATTACTTTCGTGCCCACGGCATCGGGCCGGGCGCGGAGCTGCTGGCACACCTGGTAGCCGTCCACATCGGGCATCATCACATCGAGCAGCACGAGGTCGTAGGGCGTGTGGGCGATGGCGGCCAGGGCCTCGGTGCCGTTGCGGGCAATGCCGACCTGGTAGCCGTTTTTGCGCATCAAGAATTCCAGGGACATGACGATGTTGGGCTCGTCATCAACAATCAGAATGTGGGGGACTTTCATGGCTCATAGGAAGGGTGCGGGTAGAAGGGTTAGCTGACGAGTTCGGGGGTATTTTCCAGGGGCAGCTGCACATAGAAGGTGGCGCCCTGGTTGGGCTGGCTTTCCACCCAAAGGCGGCCGTGGTGCAGTTCAACTATCTTTTTGGTGATGGCCAGGCCCAGGCCGGTGCCTTCGGGCTTCCGGGTGGTTTGGTGGCGGGCCTGGAAGAACTTCTCGAAGATGTGCTCCTGCTCGGCAGTCGCAATGCCCTTGCCGTTATCGGCAATGGTGAGGGTGAGCACCTGGGCGTGAATGCCGGGGTGAGCTTCTAAAGGATATTCCGAGCACGCCACGGTGAGGCGGATGCGGCCCGAGCCGTCGGGCCGGCAGGCCTTGATGGCGTTGGAGAGCAGGTTCACAAGCACCTGCATGAGCCGGTCGCGGTCGGCGGGCAGCTCGGGCAGGTCGGGCGGGATGGCCAGGTCGAGGGCGATGTGCTTTTCGCGCAGCAGCTGGCCTACGGTGTCCACGGCTTCTTCCAGCAGCTCGGGCACCGGCACCGGATTGCGCTCCAGCGTGGCCTGGCCCGACTCGAACTTCTCCAAATCCAGAACCAGCGAAATAAGGCGGGTGAGGCGCTCGGCCTCGCGGCCAATGGTTAGTTGAAAGCGCCGCCGCTCGGGCTCTTCCAGGTCGGGGTTGTCGGCCAGGATTTCGGCCAGCGCCCGGATGCTGGTGAGCGGCGTGCGCAGCTCGTGCGTCACGGTGTACAGGAATTCGTCCTTGCGCTGGTCCAGGGCCTGGAGCTGGACGTAGGCGGCGCGCAGCTCCTCGGTGAGGCGCTGGAGCTGGCGCGACTGCTTCTGGAGCTGCCGGTTGGCTTCGAGCAGCTGCTGGCTTTCGCGCAGAATACCCACCACACTGTCGTAGCTGATTTGCTCGGCCCCCGCCACCGAGGCCACCAGCATACGCGCCGAGGCCGGCCCCAGGCTGCCAGCCAGCAGCTTCTCGGCGTAGGTGAGTAGGCGCGGGTCGGCCGAGGCGAGGTCCTGCGGCGCAGTGCCGTTGGGCTGAATTTTGGCCGGAATGGCATTGGGGAAGCGGGCGGAAAAGGCCCGCAGGGCCTGGTTGGTGCGCTTTTTCCCGAGGAAGCCCAGCAGCAGGGCCCGCACGTCGGGAAATGCGGTGCGGCCCTGCCAGCCGGCCACTTCCTCGGCCAGGCTGCGACGAATGAACACATCCACAAACACGTCGGCTTGCCGCAGCTCCAGTGCCGTGGGCGGCTGGGCCAACGACAGCCCAACGTACAAGCCAATGTTGACCAGCCAGCTCCAGAAC
This region of Hymenobacter sedentarius genomic DNA includes:
- a CDS encoding propionyl-CoA synthetase produces the protein MKPACSYAATHAASLADPAAFWLRQAAHLHWDTPPTRPLSQDAQGFYRWFEGGELNTSFLCLDYHVQHGRGAQPALIYDSPVTNTLRTYTYAELLDMTERFAGGLRAIGVGLGDRVIIYMPNMPEAVVAMLACARIGAVHSVVFGGFAPHELAVRIDDAKPHAIICASGGMEFDRIIPYKPLVDEAVAKATHKPAHVVVCQRDFVTATLQPGRDLDYRKLLQAPPIAALPVPATHPLYILYTSGTTGRPKGVLRDHGGHAVALRFSMEAIYDLAPGEVMFTASDIGWAVGHSYIVYGPLLRGCTTVLYEGKPVRTPDAGAFWRIVAQHRARVMFTAPTAIRAIKKEDPEGRLAHKYELSCLRHLFLAGERCDPATFAWAQQVLGVPVVDHWWQTESGWPMLATLVGLEGMPPPRPGSAGHPVPGYDVQILDEAGEPVTAGTTGLVAVKLPLPPGCFPTLWNDDARFHEAYLATFPGYYLSGDGGYRDSEGYCYIMGRVDDVINVAGHRLSTGEMEEILAAHPAVAECAVLGIADSLRGQVPVGLVVLKDGQTIGEEALEKELVATVRARIGPLACFRTVLVVKRLPKTRSGKILRKTLRQLADGEAFAVPSTIDDPLILDEIRAGLQRRAVGLAYEASHPSQ
- a CDS encoding response regulator transcription factor, which codes for MKVPHILIVDDEPNIVMSLEFLMRKNGYQVGIARNGTEALAAIAHTPYDLVLLDVMMPDVDGYQVCQQLRARPDAVGTKVIFLSAKSRDADVKKGYDVGADLYIPKPFSTRQLMEKVRELLAIAV